In the genome of Luteitalea pratensis, the window GCGACGTGGCGATCAAGGACGGCAAGATTGCCGCCGTGGCGACCGACATCGCCGCCACCCGGGCGATGAAGGCCGTCGACGCACGCGGGCTTGTCGTTACGCCAGGCCTCATCGACCTTCACGTGCACGTGTTCCCCGGCGAGAAGCTGCGTGACTACGCCGGTGGTGACTGGAGTGTCTTTCCGGACGGCTTCACGCTGCGCAGCTGCGTGACCACGGTCAACGACGCCGGCACGTCGGGCTGGCGCAACTTTCCCGACTTCAAGCGCCGCGTCATCGACGAGTCGAAGACCCGCGTCACCGCGTTCCTCAACATCGTCGGCAACGGCATGGGGTCAGGGCCGATCGAGCAGAACGCCGACGACATGGACGGCGCGGCGACGGCGAAGATGGCGTTGCAGCACAAGGGCGTCGTCGTGGGCATCAAGAGCGCGCATTACAACGGCACGGACTGGAAGCCGTACGAGCAGGCGGTGATTGCCGGGCAGCAGGCCGACATCCCGGTGATGATCGATTTCGGCGGCAACGTGAAGGCCGGCCGGACGCTCATGGACCTGTTCATGAAGTACCTGCGCCCGGGCGACATCTTCACGCACATGTATGGCGGCGTGCGCGGCGAGTTCGACGCGGCAACGAAGGGGCCGAGCGCGGCGATGATCGAGGGGCGAAAGCGCGGCATCATCTTCGACGTCGGTCACGGCGGCACGAGCTTGCGCTATTCGGCAGCCATTCCGATGATCCAGAAGGGCTTCCTGCCCGATTCGATCTCGACCGACCTGCACACGAGCAGCATGAACTCGGCGATGAAGGACATGCTCAACGTGATGGGCAAGTTCCTGGCAATGGGCGTGCCACTGGGGGACGTCATCGGTCAGTCCACGTGGAACCCGGCGCGCGAGATCAAGCTGGAGTCGCTCGGCCACCTGTCGGTCGGCGCCACCGCCGACGTTTCGGTGCTGCGCGTGGAGCAGGGGCGTTTCGGTTTCGTGGACTTCCTCGGGGGCCGTCTCGAAGGCACGCAGCGTCTCGCCTGCGAACTGACCGTCCGCGATGGCAAGGTCGTGTACGACCTCAACGGGATGATCGCCGACCCCTGGGACACGCTGCCCGCTACCGCCCGCGGTGGCGATCCGAAGTGGGACCGCACGCGCGGCCACTAGGTCGGAACGCCTCCGGCTCGCCGTGCGAAGCCGACGGCCTGCCGCCTACAGCCTGCGGCCACCGAATACGCCTCGGGCTTACGGCTTGTGGCCTGACCTTGCTGCGGCACACCATGCGCATCCGGCCCTAGGCATCAGGCATCTGGCATCAGGCATGACGTAGGTAGGGCCGGCTCTCCGAGCCCGGCCCTGTCCTGCGCCGTGCTCAGGCGGGGTCACGCCGGTGAGCGCGCGCGTTCGCGTCCGGCAGTTGCGCACCGGTATTCCGGGCACTGCTCCGGGTGTATGGTGAGGGCACAGCTCATACGAATGCGCCGTGTCCACGGTCCAACTGCAGGCCTCCGAGTTGTCGTCGCGTCGACGCCCTGTCCCGGTGCTGATTCTCGCGCTGGCGCTGGTCGCCGCCGGCGGGCTGTGGACGACCCTGCAGCGACGGGCCGCATCGACGCGCTTCGAGGCCGGGCTCGTGTTCGTCGCCGGCGCCTGTGACCTGTCGCCCGGTGTCGCCCGCGCCCTCGGCGGACCGCTCACGAGCGCCGACTGCGCCGCCATCGAACGGATCGCCCGCGCTGAGGTGGTGGCCGCATTCGCCGGGCTTCGCGTCGACCTGAACGCGGATCCTGCCGCGTTCTGGACGGTGCACGTCAGGGCGTTCGTGCCATCGCGGTCGCGAACCCTCGGCGCCGCGGGCGCCTCACTCGCCTTCGGTCCGCTCGGTGGTCGCGGCATGGTAGGGCTCATGCCGCTCACGGGACAGGCGCTGCGGTACGCGCCGTCGAATGCATCCCGCGCCGAGATCGTCGCCGGGATCGGTAGAGGAGTCGGCCGCTCGGTCGTTCACGAGTTCGCGCACCAGATCGCCGGTGGCCAAATCGACAGCACGGACGCCTCCACCTACGAGTACAACTCGGTCGACCGCCCGGCCCAGTACTACGGCGCACTCCACTGGGGCGACGCGGGTACGCGCGTGCGCTCGCGTCTGGGCAGGTAGGTCATGCCTGATGCCTGATGCCTCATGCCTCAGGCCTCAGGTCTCAGGCCTCAGGGCTCAGGTCCTCACGCGTACCTGCGGACGGCGGGAAGAATGACCAGAACGGCGCCCGCCGACCAGGCGGGCGGCCAGGTTCGGCATCGCGGCATTCTCGGCATCGCGGCATTGTTGACCGGCCGACCATGGGACCGGTGAGGCCGGAGCGCTGTCACCACGCGAACCGGAACAGGCTCGCCGTGGCTCGCGCCGGGGGCGGCGGCATGTTGCCGGCCGCCTTGTAGTTGGCGGGCACCGAGGCCCAGTCGCGATAGATGTTGCCGCCGACGTAGAACCGGGGCTGCGTCGACTCCGCGACCGGAATCGTGGCCGCCTTCGGCTCCTCCACCGGGGAGAAGATCGAATACGCCCGCTTCGGCTCGGTGACACCCTTCGTGTCGTTCCCGGGGATGTACTCGAAGAGTCCGTCGCCGTCCACGTCGGCCCGGATCCAGTCGACGTGCAGCAGGCGGTGGTACGTGCGATCGGCGATCATGCCGCGCAGCTGCGCATTGAACCGGTCGATGATGCCCTGCGCGTCGGGGTGCGAGCGCCTGATGACCAGGTACAGCGGGCGCTTGACCATCGGCCTGGTTCCGAGCTGCAGCTTCGCCTGGGCTTCGCGCGCGTGATTGTCGGCGATGTACTGCACGACGAGATCGTCCATGAGGACGTAGTCCACCTGGCCGCCGAGCAGCTTTGCCAGGCTGTCCTCTTCACTCGCGGCACGGACGAACGTCGGGCCGCTGTTGTCGACCTCCACGCCGTACGAGTACCCCTCCACCAGCGCGATCCGCCGCCCGGCGAGCGCCGACAATGCCGTGGCCGAGACGTCCGAACCCTTGCGCCCCACCAGCACGAGCCGGTTCTCGAGGTACGGATCCGAGTAGAGCAGCACTCGCTCGCGTTCGGCATCCCTCCATGCGGCCGCGCTGCCGTCGAAGTCGCCACTGAGGAGCATCGTCGTGAACTGACCGGGTGCGACGATCGTCGTCGTCGAAGGCTGGTTGAATCGCGCGAAGGCGGCTTCGACGAGGTCGAGCGCGAATCTCGGCTGACCGACCTCGTTGGTGAACGGTGGCCATGCCGTGGAGAACAGTCGCAGCGGACGCGTCTGTGCCGCGCCGAGCCACGCACCAAGTACCGCAACGAGCAGCGCGCCGGTGAGGCCTGCGACGCGTGAGCCAACGAGCATCTTGCGCATGAGAAGGCTCCTTCTGCTTCAAGCGTACCGCACTGGGGGCCGCACGCCGCCATGGCCGAGCCGTTCGATCCCTGGCGGCGGCGGCCATCGGTCCGGTCGGAGGGCTGGAATGCTGGAATGCTGGAATGTCGCAAATGTCGAAGGCTGCCACCTGCACGCCCGCTTGTCGCGCGTGCTTCGCGACACCGCTTTCGACACTCCGGCATTCTCGGCATTGTCAGCATTTCGATAAACTCACATGATGTCCGACTTCACCGTCGCCAGCCTTGCGGCGCGACGCCGCGTACCCGCCGTCGTCAACGAACCGATCCGCAGCCATGCTCCTGGCACCCCCGAGCGCGCCTCGCTGAAGCAGCGCCTCGCCAGCATGGCTGGCGAACACGTCGACATCCCCGTCATCGTCAACGGCAAGGAGTACCGGACCGGCGACACCGCCCCCGTGGTGATGCCGCACGATCACGCACACGTGCTCGGCACCTGGCACAAGGCGACACCGGAACTGGTGCAGGAGGCCATCGCCGCCACCGCCGCCGCGCGCGACGAATGGAGCCGCTGGGCCTGGGAAGACCGCGCCGCCGTGTTCCTGCGGGCCGCCGAACTGCTCTCGACGACGTGGCGCGATACGCTCAACGCAGCGACCATGCTCGGGCAGAGCAAGACGGCGTTCCAGTCGGAGATCGACGCCGCGTGCGAGCTGATCGATTTCTTCCGATTCAACTGCGCCTACGTCGAGGACCTCTACGGAGAACAGCCCCTCAGCGAGAAAGGCGTCTGGAACCAGACCGACTACCGCCCGCTCGAAGGCTTCGTCTATGCCGTGAGCCCGTTCAATTTCACGGCCATCGGCGGCAACCTGTCGGGTGCGCCGGCGCTGGTGGGCAACACGGTCATCTGGAAACCGGCGCAGACGGCGATGCTGAGCGGCTACTACGTGATGAAGCTGCTCGAGGCCGCGGGCCTGCCGCCCGGCGTCATCAACTTCGTGCCCGGCGACCCGGTGCCGATCTCCGACGCGCTGTTGTCGCACGCCGATCTCGGCGGCGTCCACTTCACCGGCAGCACGACCGTCTTCAACAGCATGTGGAAGACCATCGGCAGCCGCATGGGCGCCTACCGCTCGTACCCGCGCATCGTCGGCGAGACCGGCGGCAAGGACTTCATCATGGCGCACGCGTCGGCCGACGTGGATGCGCTGGCGGTGGCCATCGTCCGCGGGGCGTTCGAGTACCAGGGCCAGAAGTGCTCGGCCTGCAGCCGCGTGTACATCCCGCAGTCGCTGTGGGCCGGCGTGCGCGACCGCATGGTCGCGATGATGGCCGACATCGGGATGGGCGACGTCCGCGACTTCCGCAATTTCATGGGCGCGGTGATCGACGAGAAGTCGTTCACGAAGATCGGCGGTTACCTGGACGAGGCCCGCGCGACCGGGACGATCATCAGCGGTGGAACTGCCAGCAAGGACGTCGGCTACTTCGTCGCGCCGACGCTGGTGCAGGTCGAGGATCCCGGCGCGCGCCTGCTCTGCGAGGAGATCTTCGGTCCGTTCGTGACCGCTTACGTGTACCCCGACGACCAGTACGTGGAGACCATGAAGGTCGTGGACCGCACGTCGCCGTACGCGCTGACGGGCGCCATCTTCGCCGACGATCGTCACGCGGTCCGTCTCGCGCACACCCACCTGCGCAACGCCGCCGGCAACTTCTACATCAACGACAAGTGCACCGGCGCGGTGGTGGGCCAGCAGCCCTTTGGCGGGGCACGCGGCTCTGGCACCAACGACAAGGCCGGGAGCAAGCTCAATCTCCTGCGCTGGGTGAGCGCACGCTCGATCAAGGAGACGTTCTCGCCCCCGAAGGACTACCGCTATCCCTTCATGGGCGAAGAGTAGCGCTTAACGCTTAACGCCTGACGCCGAGCCGCAACATCGAACGCCGAAACCACCACGACGACACCTAGCCGCCGGACTTCCGCCTTCGCACGAGGCTACGGCGGACAAGTTGTCCGGCGGTGACCTCGAGGCGGAGGTACAGTTCCGCCGCGAGAACAGGGCGCAGGAGACATCGCGATGCTTTTTCGATGGCCGAAGGTCGATTGCCGAAGGCCGAATGTGGGCGTTGTCTTCATGGCGGTGGCCCTGTTGTGGTGTTCGGCATGGGCCGGCGCCCAACCCGCAGCGCCTCCCAACATCGTCCTGATCAACATGGACGACCTGGGCTACGGCGACACCTCGGCGTACGGCGCGACAACGATCAAGACGCCGCAGATTGACCGCATCGCTCGCGAGGGGCTGCGGTTCACGAACGGGTACGCGACGTCGGCGACGTGTACCCCCTCGCGTTTCTCCATGCTGACGGGCAAGTACGCCTGGCGCCAGGAAGGCACGGGCGTGCTCCCGGGCAACGCGGCGCTGATCATCGACCCTGCTCGAACGACGCTGCCCGCCCTGTTGCGCAGCGCCGGATACCACACCGGCGTCGTCGGCAAGTGGCACCTCGGCCTCGGCGGCGCTGGCGGCCCCGACTGGAACCAGCGCATCAGCCCCGGGCCGAACGAGATCGGCTTCGCCTACAGCTTCATCATGGCGGCCACGGGCGACCGCGTGCCCACCGTCTACGTCGAGGACGGGCGCGTGGTTGGCCTCGATCCGAAAGATCCGATCCGCGTCGATTACGAGAAGCCGATCGGCGACTGGCCGACCGGCAAGGCCAACCCCGAGCTCCTGACGACGCAGCGCCCGAGTCATGGTCACGACCAGACCATCGTCAACGGCGTGAGCCGCATCGGCTACATGACCGGCGGCAAGGCCGCGTTGTGGCGCGACCAGGACATGGCCGACACGTTCACGCGCAAGGCCGTCTCCTACATCGAGCAGCACCAGCGCGAGCCGTTCTTCCTCTACTTCGCGACGCACGATCCGCACGTCCCGCGCGTCCCGCACGAGCGCTTCGTCGGCAAGTCGGGCATGGGCCCACGCGGCGACGCCATCCTGCAATCCGACTGGTCGATCGGGCAACTGCTCGACACCCTCGATCGCCTGAAGCTCGCGGGGAACACCCTCGTGATCTTCACGAGCGACAACGGCCCCGTGGTGGACGACGGCTATGTCGACCAGGCGGTGGAGAAACTCGGCACCCACAAGCCATGGGGACCGCTGCGCGGCGGCAAGTACAGCCGATTCGAGGCCGGAACCCGGGTGCCTTTTGTCGTGCGGTGGCCGGCGCGTGTGAGGCCGGGTGTCAGCGACGCGCTGGTGTCACAGGTGGACTTGCTGGCGTCGATGGCCGCGCTGGTTGGCAAGGCCGTGCCCTCGGGTGAGGCTCCAGACAGCGTCAACCAGTTGAAGGCCCTGCTCGGCGAGGATCCGAAAGGCCGCGACCACATCGTCGAGCACGCCGGCCGCTTCGCGCTGCGCGACGGCCGGTGGAAGTACATCGAGCCGTCAGAGGGCCCGCGGCGTAACGAGCAGACCAACACGGAACTGGCCAACGACCCGGCACCGCAGTTGTACGATCTGGACGCCGACATCGGCGAGACGAAGAACCTGGCGGCGCAGCAGCCGGAGCGAGTGAAGGCGATGGCCGCTCGGCTCGTTGCGATCAGGCAAGGTAGGGCCGGCTCTCCTGGGGCGCCGAAGCTTTAGCGGAGGTGGCCGAGCCCGGCCCGATGACCGTCGACCTGACTTGTCCGCCGTAGCCTTGGCGAAGGTGGAAGGTCGACGGC includes:
- a CDS encoding sulfatase family protein, with translation MAVALLWCSAWAGAQPAAPPNIVLINMDDLGYGDTSAYGATTIKTPQIDRIAREGLRFTNGYATSATCTPSRFSMLTGKYAWRQEGTGVLPGNAALIIDPARTTLPALLRSAGYHTGVVGKWHLGLGGAGGPDWNQRISPGPNEIGFAYSFIMAATGDRVPTVYVEDGRVVGLDPKDPIRVDYEKPIGDWPTGKANPELLTTQRPSHGHDQTIVNGVSRIGYMTGGKAALWRDQDMADTFTRKAVSYIEQHQREPFFLYFATHDPHVPRVPHERFVGKSGMGPRGDAILQSDWSIGQLLDTLDRLKLAGNTLVIFTSDNGPVVDDGYVDQAVEKLGTHKPWGPLRGGKYSRFEAGTRVPFVVRWPARVRPGVSDALVSQVDLLASMAALVGKAVPSGEAPDSVNQLKALLGEDPKGRDHIVEHAGRFALRDGRWKYIEPSEGPRRNEQTNTELANDPAPQLYDLDADIGETKNLAAQQPERVKAMAARLVAIRQGRAGSPGAPKL
- a CDS encoding substrate-binding periplasmic protein; this encodes MRKMLVGSRVAGLTGALLVAVLGAWLGAAQTRPLRLFSTAWPPFTNEVGQPRFALDLVEAAFARFNQPSTTTIVAPGQFTTMLLSGDFDGSAAAWRDAERERVLLYSDPYLENRLVLVGRKGSDVSATALSALAGRRIALVEGYSYGVEVDNSGPTFVRAASEEDSLAKLLGGQVDYVLMDDLVVQYIADNHAREAQAKLQLGTRPMVKRPLYLVIRRSHPDAQGIIDRFNAQLRGMIADRTYHRLLHVDWIRADVDGDGLFEYIPGNDTKGVTEPKRAYSIFSPVEEPKAATIPVAESTQPRFYVGGNIYRDWASVPANYKAAGNMPPPPARATASLFRFAW
- the pruA gene encoding L-glutamate gamma-semialdehyde dehydrogenase, producing MMSDFTVASLAARRRVPAVVNEPIRSHAPGTPERASLKQRLASMAGEHVDIPVIVNGKEYRTGDTAPVVMPHDHAHVLGTWHKATPELVQEAIAATAAARDEWSRWAWEDRAAVFLRAAELLSTTWRDTLNAATMLGQSKTAFQSEIDAACELIDFFRFNCAYVEDLYGEQPLSEKGVWNQTDYRPLEGFVYAVSPFNFTAIGGNLSGAPALVGNTVIWKPAQTAMLSGYYVMKLLEAAGLPPGVINFVPGDPVPISDALLSHADLGGVHFTGSTTVFNSMWKTIGSRMGAYRSYPRIVGETGGKDFIMAHASADVDALAVAIVRGAFEYQGQKCSACSRVYIPQSLWAGVRDRMVAMMADIGMGDVRDFRNFMGAVIDEKSFTKIGGYLDEARATGTIISGGTASKDVGYFVAPTLVQVEDPGARLLCEEIFGPFVTAYVYPDDQYVETMKVVDRTSPYALTGAIFADDRHAVRLAHTHLRNAAGNFYINDKCTGAVVGQQPFGGARGSGTNDKAGSKLNLLRWVSARSIKETFSPPKDYRYPFMGEE
- a CDS encoding amidohydrolase/deacetylase family metallohydrolase, with amino-acid sequence MRRAVLFAALGLLVSPLAAQGPAEYDFLIKGGRVIDPRNSLDAVRDVAIKDGKIAAVATDIAATRAMKAVDARGLVVTPGLIDLHVHVFPGEKLRDYAGGDWSVFPDGFTLRSCVTTVNDAGTSGWRNFPDFKRRVIDESKTRVTAFLNIVGNGMGSGPIEQNADDMDGAATAKMALQHKGVVVGIKSAHYNGTDWKPYEQAVIAGQQADIPVMIDFGGNVKAGRTLMDLFMKYLRPGDIFTHMYGGVRGEFDAATKGPSAAMIEGRKRGIIFDVGHGGTSLRYSAAIPMIQKGFLPDSISTDLHTSSMNSAMKDMLNVMGKFLAMGVPLGDVIGQSTWNPAREIKLESLGHLSVGATADVSVLRVEQGRFGFVDFLGGRLEGTQRLACELTVRDGKVVYDLNGMIADPWDTLPATARGGDPKWDRTRGH